From the Ostrinia nubilalis chromosome 16, ilOstNubi1.1, whole genome shotgun sequence genome, one window contains:
- the LOC135079131 gene encoding uncharacterized protein LOC135079131, whose protein sequence is MITDKGRMFESNDFVTWINELGCSLHYITPEMHHANGQAERYMRTVLNMLRIQANHKNVPWSSTLWKLQLVLNIAKQKTTQVSPLNLLIGTEATTPIIRALVRDVAVEGSSPNREALREITRDRARRLLRSNQAKQDEQVNRRRRPPRQFNLNDVVFVIKFSQSTGKLDPGMRGPYKVVDVLPSGRYTLRLLSGGYGKTTQAAAQYMVPWHGEWCPETCAAFFENENSEDDETTPAASTRPADPSMPLLDADPEPEQSAPGVAGPSGTTRRTCVEDDTQSGEAV, encoded by the exons ATGATTACGGACAAAGGGCGGATGTTCGAGTCAAATGATTTCGTAACATGGATAAATGAGCTAGGTTGTAGTCTTCACTACATAACCCCCGAAATGCATCACGCTAATGGTCAAGCGGAGCGATATATGCGGACAGTACTTAACATGTTACGTATACAAGCGAACCACAAAAACGTACCGTGGTCCAGCACTTTGTGGAAACTTCAACTTGTGCTTAATATTGCAAAGCAAAAAACCACGCAAGTCTCTCCGTTAAATCTTCTGATCGGCACGGAGGCAACGACGCCTATTATTCGTGCATTGGTGCGCGATGTGGCTGTCGAAGGTTCGTCACCCAACCGGGAGGCCCTGCGGGAAATCACCAGAGACAGAGCTCGCCGGCTGTTAAGAAGCAACCAAGCTAAGCAAGACGAACAAGTTAACCGACGGCGTCGTCCACCTCGTCAGTTTAACCTTAATGATGTTGTGTTCGTCATAAAGTTTTCGCAGTCTACGGGGAAGCTTGATCCCGGCATGCGCGGCCCTTATAAAGTGGTTGACGTGCTGCCTAGCGGACGTTATACGCTTCGCTTGCTGAGCGGAGGCTACGGCAAGACTACGCAGGCAGCGGCGCAATATATGGTGCCGTGGCACGGCGAATGGTGCCCAGAAACGTGTGCTGCATTTTTTGAGA ACGAGAATTCTGAAGATGACGAGACCACACCAGCAGCATCTACTCGTCCGGCTGACCCTTCGATGCCCCTGCTGGACGCTGACCCAGAACCTGAACAGTCGGCGCCAGGCGTAGCAGGTCCCAGTGGCACCACCCGAAGAACATGTGTCGAGGACGACACACAGTCAGGAGAGGCCGTGTAA
- the LOC135079350 gene encoding odorant receptor 49a-like: MDFIFIDVNDPAYFDYVCAYQILYKPTMITTFVALNVYPWSFMCCANSQLDVLINKLENMKELIKITKAERSCDESDAYAIIFKGCVLHHSAILRFTKSMQATFSGQMSLNLFVSACIIGTTAVQIISIESPRHNITEVVWVLVYLSIIIGNLFVECYFGNSITHKSLKIPTIVFAGPWVDLPIKMKRNLVIFIAKAQQPIVLTAAKLVPVSMQTFTTVMNWTYKGFAVMNQMKK; encoded by the exons ATGGATTTTATATTCATTGATGTAAATGATCCGGCTTACTTTGATTACGTTTGTGCATATCAG ATTTTGTACAAACCGACAATGATCACAACTTTTGTCGCCTTAAACGTATATCCATGGTCATTTATGTGCTGTGCAA ATAGCCAATTGGACGTTTTAATCaacaaattagaaaatatgaaaGAGCTCATTAAAATCACCAAGGCGGAAAGGAGCTGTGACGAGAGCGATGCCTACGCAATAATATTTAAGGGCTGCGTACTTCATCATTCTGCTATTTTAAG ATTCACAAAGTCGATGCAAGCGACTTTTAGCGGGCAGATGTCATTGAATCTGTTTGTAAGCGCTTGCATCATCGGGACAACTGCCGTTCAAATCATTTCA ATCGAGTCGCCCAGACATAATATAACCGAGGTGGTTTGGGTTCTGGTGTATTTATCCATCATCATAGGGAACCTTTTTGTCGAATGCTATTTTGGGAACAGTATTACACACAAG AGCTTAAAGATTCCAACAATAGTATTCGCTGGGCCGTGGGTTGACCTGCCCATAAAGATGAAGCGAAACCTGGTGATATTCATAGCTAAAGCTCAGCAACCCATCGTCCTGACAGCAGCCAAACTCGTTCCTGTTTCAATGCAGACATTTACCACG GTAATGAACTGGACGTACAAAGGCTTTGCAGTTATGAATCAAATGAAGAAATAA